A genome region from Ptiloglossa arizonensis isolate GNS036 chromosome 4, iyPtiAriz1_principal, whole genome shotgun sequence includes the following:
- the LOC143145624 gene encoding disintegrin and metalloproteinase domain-containing protein 10 isoform X3 produces MSPTSSTINLCCCTSRPSTKDENAVVQGIVTEDGLFDGTVVTGFEEYYIEPTSRYLNTDEDTSPPYHSIAYRASDVTTPRRSLPCASHRLHHGTLRESVERVYSRENDSQTFYEPLLGENVALYSRENSARVLTLEKDNGGARTETTSYGDRIARHLHKRATVDPRKTTCMLYLQADHQFFARYGTEEACIEVMTRHVQRVNSIYKHTDFNQDGRPDNISFMIKRVKVHSEDALRDPNYRFPGNYRVEKYLELFSEEDYDAFCLAYMFTYRDFEMGTLGLAWTGDLKNAGGVCEKNGHYRGSMKSLNTGIVTLLNYGKHVPPAVSHVTLAHEIGHNFGSPHDPEQCTPGGQDGNFIMFARATSGDKRNNNRFSPCSLTAINPVLNSKARSPKGCFTEPQVSLCGNGVVEVGEECDCGWEEDCRDSCCFPQRRYPPAGETPCTLTPASVCSPSQGPCCTGECNLRFGEKCRDDNGCRDASFCDGRSPYCPPSINKPNKTICNREFVCFMGECTGSICLAYGLESCQCIPGPNDPSTKACELCCRLPGESQPCLSSFDWNSPPYDIPDMFSKPGTPCNDYNGYCDVFQKCREVDPSGPLATLRKLLLSDESLATFRRWIVDHWYAAALIVLAAVSLLVASMRVLAKRPDLKLKSVTIIHSSTTETVRLPPEGTEGVTVHPPAVRAKLPLSRKVREKRRHRKHKDSHGNNVADKSGKVSIHRWKIFNVDRSLSFPKDASKKKKQQQQQQPQAQLQPQSQPQPQSQPKRPSANPAEDLARKRSAEPTTAVVEENKRKKIVPTRDKQNSLANAAANVDEKRKRCKKQHKKEVIDYSAIQAEKESEPNADPKSKVRSWLLASSQCRPETTRPSATGLPKSKSTPVGLTSAGTRLPPTRQLVASRRPVELRETKALPANKPPRKERAKLQVVYKPPFKFSVKLRKSDKPVGQPANASHANGRPTKLPRTGVLLRTAKKKDRVRIGRARQIAPTGIGNGAGDLPEPANSDLHTVPSDLEVLLSESEFLFSDT; encoded by the exons AAGACGAGAACGCCGTGGTGCAAGGGATCGTGACGGAGGACGGTCTCTTCGACGGCACGGTGGTCACCGGATTCGAGGAATACTACATCGAGCCGACGAGCAGATACCTGAACACCGACGAGGATACGTCGCCGCCGTATCACAGCATAGCTTATCGGGCCTCGGACGTGACGACGCCACGGCGTTCCCTGCCCTGCGCCAGTCATCGGCTGCATCACGGGACACTTCGCGAATCCGTGGAAAG GGTGTACAGCCGCGAGAACGATTCCCAGACGTTTTACGAACCTCTGCTCGGGGAAAACGTCGCACTCTACTCGAGGGAGAACAGCGCGCGGGTTCTAACTTTGGAGAAGGATAACGGCGGGGCACGTACAGAAAC AACGAGTTACGGAGATCGCATCGCGAGACATTTGCACAAACGTGCCACCGTGGATCCGCGGAAAACTACCTGCATGCTCTACTTGCAAGCGGACCATCAgtttttcgcgcgatacggcacgGAGGAGGCTTGCATCGAGGTGATGACGAGACACGTGCAGAGGGTCAACTCCATTTACAAGCACACCG ATTTCAATCAGGACGGGAGGCCGGACAACATCAGCTTCATGATAAAACGCGTCAAAGTTCACAGCGAGGACGCGCTCCGAGATCCCAATTATCGATTCCCGGGCAACTACCGCGTGGAAAAGTATTTGGAGCTCTTCTCTG AGGAGGATTACGACGCGTTCTGCTTGGCCTACATGTTCACGTACAGGGACTTCGAGATGGGAACATTGGGCCTCGCTTGGACCGGTGACCTGAAGAACGCTGGCGGTGTTTGCGAAAAGAACGGC CACTATCGCGGCAGCATGAAGTCGCTCAACACCGGAATAGTGACCCTGCTGAATTACGGGAAGCACGTACCGCCCGCAGTTTCTCACGTCACGTTGGCCCACGAGATCGGTCATAACTTTGGTTCACCG CACGATCCGGAACAATGCACGCCCGGCGGACAGGATGGAAACTTCATTATGTTCGCTCGTGCTACCAGCGGCGACAAGCGTAACAATAATCGTTTCAGCCCCTGCAGCCTGACTGCCATAAATCCGGTTCTGAATAGCAAAGCTCGTTCCCCGAAAGGCTGCTTCACCG AACCGCAAGTGTCGTTGTGCGGGAACGGCGTGGTCGAGGTGGGCGAAGAATGCGACTGCGGATGGGAAGAAGATTGCAGGGACTCGTGTTGCTTTCCTCAACGTCGATATCCACCGGCGGGCGAAACTCCGTGCACTCTCACGCCGGCCTCCGTCTGCAGTCCTAGTCAA GGTCCGTGCTGCACCGGCGAGTGCAATTTACGATTCGGGGAGAAATGCAGGGACGACAACGGATGCCGCGACGCGAGTTTCTGCGACGGACGGTCGCCCTACTGTCCTCCTTCCATCAACAAGCCCAACAAGACGATCTGCAACCGCGAGTTTGTGTGCTTTATGGGA GAGTGTACGGGTAGTATATGCCTCGCGTACGGCTTGGAATCTTGCCAGTGCATTCCAGGCCCGAACGACCCTTCGACGAAAGCTTGCGAACTCTGCTGTCGTCTTCCCGGAGAGAGTCAGCCTTGCTT GTCGTCCTTCGATTGGAACTCGCCGCCCTACGACATTCCGGACATGTTCTCCAAGCCGGGGACACCGtgcaacgattacaacggttactgCGACGTCTTCCAAAAGTGTCGAGAG GTGGATCCTAGCGGCCCGTTGGCGACTTTGAGGAAGCTGTTGCTGTCCGACGAGAGTCTGGCAACTTTTCGTCGCTGGATAGTGGACCATTGGTACGCGGCCGCCTTGATCGTTTTAGCGGCGGTGTCGTTACTG GTGGCGAGCATGAGAGTACTGGCCAAGCGACCGGATCTGAAGCTCAAGTCGGTCACGATAATACACAGCTCGACGACGGAAACGGTTCGTCTGCCCCCGGAGGGAACGGAGGGAGTGACGGTGCACCCACCGGCAGTACGAGCCAAACTTCCGCTTAGCAGAAAGGTCAGGGAGAAGAGGAGACATCGAAAGCATAAAGACTCTCACGGAAACAACGTGGCCGACAAGTCCGGCAAGGTGAGTATCCaccgttggaaaatattcaacGTCGACCGATCTCTCTCGTTTCCCAAGGACgcgtcgaagaagaagaagcagcagcagcagcagcaaccgcAGGCGCAATTGCAACCCCAGTCGCAGCCGCAACCACAGTCGCAGCCAAAGAGACCGTCCGCGAATCCGGCCGAGGACCTTGCCAGAAAAAGATCGGCCGAGCCGACGACCGCCGTGGTCGAGGAGAACAAACGGAAGAAGATCGTACCGACTCGAGACAAGCAGAATTCTCTCGCAAACGCGGCTGCGAACGTCGACGAGAAGAGGAAACGCTGCAAGAAGCAACACAAGAAGGAGGTGATCGACTACTCGGCGATCCAGGCCGAGAAAGAGTCCGAACCGAACGCCGATCCCAAGAGCAAGGTCCGTTCGTGGTTGCTAGCTTCGTCTCAGTGTCGACCGGAGACGACCAGACCGAGCGCCACCGGTCTGCCGAAGAGCAAATCCACTCCCGTGGGTTTGACGAGCGCCGGGACCAGGTTACCGCCCACCAGACAGCTGGTAGCTTCGAGAAGACCCGTCGAACTCAGAGAAACGAAAGCTTTGCCCGCCAACAAACCGCCGCGAAAGGAGAGGGCGAAGCTGCAAGTGGTTTACAAACCGCCGTTCAAGTTCAGCGTGAAGCTACGAAAATCGGACAAGCCTGTCGGGCAGCCAGCGAACGCGAGCCACGCGAACGGCAGACCGACCAAGCTCCCGAGGACGGGCGTTCTGTTGAGGACGGCGAAGAAAAAGGACAGGGTCAGAATCGGCAGGGCCAGACAAATAGCGCCTACAGGAATCGGAAACGGTGCGGGTGATTTACCTGAGCCGGCCAATTCTGACCTCCATACCGTTCCTTCCGATCTCGAGGTGCTTCTGTCCGAGAGCGAGTTCTTGTTCTCGGACACGTGA
- the LOC143145747 gene encoding uncharacterized protein LOC143145747, translating into MYANSNVDPELERLRKEIDVPPNLDTVVLNIQRATARIHVSYLFEHIGQPTLQKLCLLLSSTATGKMYCGWQEFAAHIGLTMEQIRCIDYNFKGLQDPTYYVLLAYAQHVGATIDKILNALQRMHRFDVINRIKDDISDLIDVIPQNTTANESGILRSKSIPRAPLILTPIEITQKAQKERNDSGHITQGSLQKTKQIYRCTVMLTFADDGLPTAQRIAKIFRSKEPRIGVLILQEQENYVYSRAEEFIDDCFGQVNFIIPILTQEYLERIYNSKKIYSEDQNKLDNKYIKYIYSLLRYEYVRNQCINCRVRCIVPDKEVYTIARADLHPTLQAWFRESNIDAFIENILLQNCSK; encoded by the exons ATGTATGCAAACAG CAATGTTGATCCTGAGCTGGAAAGATTGAGAAAAGAGATAGATGTTCCACCAAATTTGGATACTGTGGTACTTAATATACAAAGAGCTACCGCACGCATTCATGTATCCTACTTATTCGAACACATTGGACAACCCACATTACAGAAATTATGCTTGTTGTTGAGTTCTACAGCTACAGGGAAAATGTATTGCGGATGGCAAGAATTTGCAGCACACATAGGCTTAACAATGGAACAAATACGT TGTATAGATTACAATTTCAAAGGCTTGCAGGATCCAACTTATTATGTATTATTAGCTTATGCACAACATGTTGGAGCAACTATAGACAAGATTTTAAATGCCTTGCAAAGAATGCATCGTTTTGATGTCATTAATAGGATAAAGGATGACATTTCTGATTTAATAGATGTAATTCCACAAAACACTACAGCCAATG AATCTGGCATACTACGATCGAAAAGTATTCCAAGAGCACCACTGATTTTAACTCCAATAGAAATTACACAGAAAGCACAAAAGGAGAGAAATGACTCTGGACATATTACACAAGGAAGTTTACAAAAG ACTAAACAAATATACAGGTGTACGGTCATGTTAACATTTGCAGACGACGGTTTACCAACAGCACAACGTATAGCAAAAATATTCAGGTCTAAAGAACCTAGAATTGGAGTACTTATACTTCAAGAACAAGAAAACTATGTATATAGTAGAGCAGAAGAATTTATAGATGATTGTTTTGGacaa GTGAATTTCATCATACCGATATTAACACAAGAATACTTGGAGAGGATATATAATTCTAAGAAAATATATAGTGAAGACCAAAATAAATTGGACAAcaagtatataaaatatatatattccttGTTAAGATACGAATATGTGAGAAATCAATGCATCAATTGCCGCGTAAG GTGCATAGTTCCCGATAAAGAAGTTTACACAATTGCAAGAGCAGATTTGCATCCAACTTTGCAAGCATGGTTCAGGGAAAGTAATATTGATGCATTTATCGAAAACATTCTTTTACAAAACTGCTCAAAATGA
- the Abs gene encoding ATP-dependent RNA helicase abstrakt isoform X2 has translation MGKKVQHFTFGSTYRIEEISGSVSAKKESAMEKQLKEEEKILESVAENKALMGVAELAKGIQYEDPIKTSWRPPRAVLALGEARHERIRRKLRILVEGDDVPPPLKSFKEMKFHRGILSGLEQKGIVKPTPIQVQGIPTVLSGRDMIGIAFTGSGKTLVFVLPIIMFCMEQEVAMPFVRNEGPYGLIICPSRELAKQTYDIIRHYTNSLRQAGSPEIRSCLAIGGVPVSESLEVINKGVHIMVATPGRLMDMLDKKMVKLSVCRYLCMDEADRMIDMGFEEDVRTIFSFFRGQRQTLLFSATMPKKIQNFARSALVKPVTINVGRAGAASMNVIQEVEYVKQEAKIVYLLECLQKTPPPVLIFAEKKQDVDAIHEYLLLKGVEAVAIHGGKDQEERSRSVEAFREGRKDVLVATDVASKGLDFADVQHVINYDMPDDVENYVHRIGRTGRSGRTGIATTFINKANDESVLLDLKHLLMEAKQKVPPFLLELCSENEKYLNLGDERGCSYCGGLGHRITECPKLEAIQNKQASNIGRRDYLASNAADY, from the exons ATGGGGAAGAAAGTCCAACATTTCACTTTTGGATCAACATACCGAATTGAAGAAATTAGCGGAAG TGTTTCAGCTAAGAAAGAAAGTGCTATGGAAAAACAGttgaaagaggaagaaaagatTTTAGAGAGCGTAGCGGAAAATAAAGCTTTAATGGGTGTAGCAGAATTGGCAAAGGGTATTCAATACGAAGATCCGATAAAAACTAGCTGGCGACCCCCAAGGGCTGTCCTTGCTCTTGGAGAAGCAAGACACGAAAGAATTAGGAGGAAGCTCAGAATTTTGGTGGAAGGTGACGACGTTCCACCGCCATTGAAAAGttttaaagaaatgaaatttcacaGAGGCATCTTGAGCGGTTTAGAACAGAAAGGTATCGTCAAACCAACACCTATTCAAGTTCAAGGAATACCCACAGT GTTGTCTGGTCGCGATATGATCGGTATTGCTTTCACCGGTAGTGGTAAAACATTGGTATTCGTATTACCCATCATAATGTTTTGCATGGAACAAGAAGTGGCTATGCCGTTTGTAAGAAACGAAGGGCCGtacg GCTTAATCATCTGTCCATCGCGAGAATTAGCAAAACAAACTTACGATATTATCCGTCACTATACCAACAGTTTACGTCAAGCAGGCTCTCCTGAAATCCGCAGTTGTTTAGCTATCGGTGGTGTGCCTGTATCGGAATCTTTAGAAGTGATTAACAA GGGTGTACATATCATGGTGGCAACTCCTGGACGATTAATGGATATGTTGGACAAGAAAATGGTAAAACTGAGTGTTTGTCGTTACCTTTGCATGGACGAAGCAGATCGCATGATCGACATGGGTTTTGAGGAGGATGTGCGAacgattttctcgtttttcaGG GGTCAGAGACAAACATTGCTTTTTTCTGCGACCATgccgaaaaaaattcaaaattttgccCGGTCCGCTTTAGTAAAACCTGTAACGATCAACGTTGGTCGCGCGGGTGCTGCATCAATGAATGTAATACAAGAAGTTGAATACGTTAAGCAAGAGGCCAAGATCGTATACCTTCTGGAATGTTTACAAAAGACTCCACCACCGGTACTGATATTTGCCGAGAAAAAACAGGACGTAGATGCTATTCACGAGTATTTATTGCTGAAAGGTGTCGAGGCAGTAGCGATACACGGTGGAAAAG atCAGGAAGAGAGATCGCGTTCCGTGGAAGCCTTCCGCGAAGGTCGGAAGGATGTACTGGTTGCAACGGATGTTGCATCAAAGGGTCTCGACTTTGCCGATGTGCAACACGTTATAAATTACGACATGCCCGACGACGTGGAAAATTATG TACATAGAATCGGCAGAACCGGTCGTTCCGGACGGACTGGAATAGCGACCACGTTCATTAACAAAGCAAACGATGAATCGGTATTGCTCGATCTGAAACATTTGCTCATGGAGGCGAAACAGAAAGTCCCTCCATTTTTGTTGGAGCTTTGTTCGGAGAACGAAAAATATCTCAACTTGGGAG aCGAACGTGGATGCAGTTATTGCGGTGGTCTTGGTCATAGAATTACAGAATGTCCTAAACTGGAAGCTATCCAAAACAAACAAGCATCCAATATCGGGCGTCGCGATTATTTGGCCAGCAACGCGGCTGACTATTAA
- the Abs gene encoding ATP-dependent RNA helicase abstrakt isoform X1 encodes MAQNKKELPRKRYRRDEERENNPLETDDNYVPYVPVKERKKQQLAKLGKLGQLKDEAAVGIIGKSSSENERDDADDDDGQVWGRKSNISLLDQHTELKKLAEAKKESAMEKQLKEEEKILESVAENKALMGVAELAKGIQYEDPIKTSWRPPRAVLALGEARHERIRRKLRILVEGDDVPPPLKSFKEMKFHRGILSGLEQKGIVKPTPIQVQGIPTVLSGRDMIGIAFTGSGKTLVFVLPIIMFCMEQEVAMPFVRNEGPYGLIICPSRELAKQTYDIIRHYTNSLRQAGSPEIRSCLAIGGVPVSESLEVINKGVHIMVATPGRLMDMLDKKMVKLSVCRYLCMDEADRMIDMGFEEDVRTIFSFFRGQRQTLLFSATMPKKIQNFARSALVKPVTINVGRAGAASMNVIQEVEYVKQEAKIVYLLECLQKTPPPVLIFAEKKQDVDAIHEYLLLKGVEAVAIHGGKDQEERSRSVEAFREGRKDVLVATDVASKGLDFADVQHVINYDMPDDVENYVHRIGRTGRSGRTGIATTFINKANDESVLLDLKHLLMEAKQKVPPFLLELCSENEKYLNLGDERGCSYCGGLGHRITECPKLEAIQNKQASNIGRRDYLASNAADY; translated from the exons ATGGCACAAAATAAAAAGGAGCTTCCACGAAAG AGATACAGAAGAGACGAGGAAAGGGAGAATAATCCTTTAGAAACAGATGACAATTACGTCCCTTATGTACCGGTTAAAGAGCGTAAAAAGCAACAACTAGCCAAGCTTGGCAAGCTTGGACAGTTAAAAGACGAAGCTGCTGTTGGAATCATTGGGAAAAGTAGCAGTGAAAATGAAAGGGATGATGCTGATGACGACGATGGACAAGTATGGGGAAGAAAGTCCAACATTTCACTTTTGGATCAACATACCGAATTGAAGAAATTAGCGGAAG CTAAGAAAGAAAGTGCTATGGAAAAACAGttgaaagaggaagaaaagatTTTAGAGAGCGTAGCGGAAAATAAAGCTTTAATGGGTGTAGCAGAATTGGCAAAGGGTATTCAATACGAAGATCCGATAAAAACTAGCTGGCGACCCCCAAGGGCTGTCCTTGCTCTTGGAGAAGCAAGACACGAAAGAATTAGGAGGAAGCTCAGAATTTTGGTGGAAGGTGACGACGTTCCACCGCCATTGAAAAGttttaaagaaatgaaatttcacaGAGGCATCTTGAGCGGTTTAGAACAGAAAGGTATCGTCAAACCAACACCTATTCAAGTTCAAGGAATACCCACAGT GTTGTCTGGTCGCGATATGATCGGTATTGCTTTCACCGGTAGTGGTAAAACATTGGTATTCGTATTACCCATCATAATGTTTTGCATGGAACAAGAAGTGGCTATGCCGTTTGTAAGAAACGAAGGGCCGtacg GCTTAATCATCTGTCCATCGCGAGAATTAGCAAAACAAACTTACGATATTATCCGTCACTATACCAACAGTTTACGTCAAGCAGGCTCTCCTGAAATCCGCAGTTGTTTAGCTATCGGTGGTGTGCCTGTATCGGAATCTTTAGAAGTGATTAACAA GGGTGTACATATCATGGTGGCAACTCCTGGACGATTAATGGATATGTTGGACAAGAAAATGGTAAAACTGAGTGTTTGTCGTTACCTTTGCATGGACGAAGCAGATCGCATGATCGACATGGGTTTTGAGGAGGATGTGCGAacgattttctcgtttttcaGG GGTCAGAGACAAACATTGCTTTTTTCTGCGACCATgccgaaaaaaattcaaaattttgccCGGTCCGCTTTAGTAAAACCTGTAACGATCAACGTTGGTCGCGCGGGTGCTGCATCAATGAATGTAATACAAGAAGTTGAATACGTTAAGCAAGAGGCCAAGATCGTATACCTTCTGGAATGTTTACAAAAGACTCCACCACCGGTACTGATATTTGCCGAGAAAAAACAGGACGTAGATGCTATTCACGAGTATTTATTGCTGAAAGGTGTCGAGGCAGTAGCGATACACGGTGGAAAAG atCAGGAAGAGAGATCGCGTTCCGTGGAAGCCTTCCGCGAAGGTCGGAAGGATGTACTGGTTGCAACGGATGTTGCATCAAAGGGTCTCGACTTTGCCGATGTGCAACACGTTATAAATTACGACATGCCCGACGACGTGGAAAATTATG TACATAGAATCGGCAGAACCGGTCGTTCCGGACGGACTGGAATAGCGACCACGTTCATTAACAAAGCAAACGATGAATCGGTATTGCTCGATCTGAAACATTTGCTCATGGAGGCGAAACAGAAAGTCCCTCCATTTTTGTTGGAGCTTTGTTCGGAGAACGAAAAATATCTCAACTTGGGAG aCGAACGTGGATGCAGTTATTGCGGTGGTCTTGGTCATAGAATTACAGAATGTCCTAAACTGGAAGCTATCCAAAACAAACAAGCATCCAATATCGGGCGTCGCGATTATTTGGCCAGCAACGCGGCTGACTATTAA
- the LOC143145635 gene encoding uncharacterized protein LOC143145635, which translates to MIREKLDELADEEKERLQERKAVEMENRRRAMCERSETKQRLRQTHIERREATKTAELERVKETFDKKILLAERARRLAEELSLRKHFEQQEFFKKKKARDAVSIVSSRMAENLESKLNEERKREEIALNSKLSDVWPYTDDDLHVKQEQQKKLNYRRELQNQLMDNRRREREREEEKHRERKLLEEVGETLRKEDLETKKRAKDTALLLQTEREAFLKARQMWKDKRREVLRQEYDEVSQLIANKEALLREEAEKKTDIRAAKDALVETIGNKIKAEEHKRREHEEICRELYLAENEDKLANEAAELASKKKRTAKELLQDMARHRKAIAERKAKEDAIDAALSRHLAEERRKSEEKEKQKKQALREKSMQYGNELREAITKNRREYLQDVAQRRFGIDRDEVGGIQNALKGKVENEICANRGGKSRSEMDLKTWEAQRTEQRNVRVN; encoded by the exons ATGATTCGAGAGAAACTTGACGAGTTGGCCGACGAAGAGAAGGAAAGGCTTCAGGAGCGGAAAGCCGTCGAGATGGAAAATCGCCGGCGAGCGATGTGCGAGAGAAGCGAAACCAAGCAACGATTACGTCAAACGCATATCGAGCGCCGAGAAGCAACGAAAACAGCGGAACTCGAGCGCGTTAAAGAAACCTTCGACAAGAAAATTCTTCTAGCTGAACGAGCACGGCGATTGGCCGAAGAATTGTCGCTTCGTAAAC ATTTCGAACAGCAAGAGTTTTTCAAGAAGAAAAAAGCGAGAGACGCcgtttcaatcgtttcgagtcGCATGGCAGAGAACTTGGAATCCAAATTGAACGAGGAGAGGAAGCGAGAAGAGATTGCGTTGAATTCAAAGTTATCCGATGTATGGCCCTACACCGACGATGATCTTCATGTGAAACAGGAACAACAGAAGAAACTGAACTATAGAAGGGAATTGCAAAACCAACTGATGGACAATCGTCGCAGGGAGCGCGAAAGAGAGGAGGAAAAGCACCGTGAACGCAAACTGCTGGAGGAAGTCGGAGAAACGTTGCGCAAGGAGGatctggaaacgaagaaacgggcaaAGGATACCGCTCTTCTGTTGCAGACCGAAAGGGAGGCCTTTCTGAAGGCTAGACAGATGTGGAAAGACAAACGGAGGGAGGTTCTGAGGCAGGAATACGACGAGGTATCACAGTTGATTGCCAACAAGGAAGCTCTGCTGAGGGAAGAGGCCGAGAAAAAG ACCGATATACGCGCAGCGAAAGATGCTCTGGTAGAAACGATAGGGAATAAAATAAAGGCCGAAGAACACAAAAGACGAGAACACGAAGAAATCTGTCGCGAATTGTATCTGGCGGAGAACGAAGACAAATTGGCGAACGAAGCGGCCGAGTTGGCGTCGAAGAAGAAGCGAACCGCGAAAGAACTCTTGCAGGATATG GCGAGGCATCGAAAAGCCATCGCCGAGAGGAAAGCGAAAGAAGACGCGATCGACGCGGCTTTGAGCAGACATCTGGCCGAGGAACGACGAAAATCGGAGgaaaaggagaagcagaagaagcaaGCTTTACGTGAAAAAA GTATGCAATACGGAAACGAATTGAGAGAGGCTATAACGAAGAACAGGCGAGAGTATTTACAAGACGTCGCACAGAGACGATTCGGGATCGATCGAGACGAGGTGGGCGGAATACAGAACGCGCTGAAAGGAAAAGTCGAGAACGAAATTTGCGCGAACCGTGGTGGCAAATCTCGCTCGGAAATGGATCTTAAAACTTGGGAAGCCCAACGAACCGAGCAACGCAACGTACGCGTGAATTAG